The Desulfosoma caldarium genome has a window encoding:
- a CDS encoding cobyrinate a,c-diamide synthase, translating to MILHCTPRLMIAALRGGAGKTLVATGLAAVMSRSLGMRVVAFKKGPDYIDAGWLSHAASSPCYNLDSYMMSAGRLLGSFVNRAQGADVAIIEGNRGLYDGLDADGTCSSAELAKLLKAPVILVLDATKVTRTAAAMVLGCQHLDTQVRVAGVILNRVAGARHERVLVESVQKVCNVPVLGALPKDVGIPFPERHMGLVPVYEHVCLQGTLDLLAESMRRHVNVEALLGIAKSAEPLGRPTAVDDGSRRRGRFRPRVRIGVIQDRVFQFYYPENLEALQEAGAELVFIDSMHTPTLPDVDALYVGGGFPEMHLSQLADNETLRASVRQAVEDGLPVYAECGGLMYLSRGVRRGESEYPMVGVLPFYITMGKKPQGHGYTLVDVVRDTPFFQAGTELRGHEFHYSRVVDVNGPLEWAFRIKKGFGVLEGRDGVCYKNVLATYTHIHAMGCAVWAPGLVEAAWQYRVRRDMLSSSKGEASRPLVGQSSA from the coding sequence ATGATTCTGCATTGCACGCCGCGCTTGATGATCGCCGCCCTTCGAGGAGGGGCCGGCAAGACGCTGGTGGCGACCGGCCTTGCCGCCGTCATGAGCCGCTCCTTAGGGATGCGCGTGGTGGCCTTTAAAAAGGGCCCGGACTACATCGACGCGGGCTGGCTGAGTCATGCGGCCTCATCGCCCTGCTACAACCTGGATTCCTACATGATGTCCGCCGGCAGACTGCTCGGATCCTTTGTGAACCGAGCCCAAGGCGCCGACGTGGCCATCATTGAGGGCAACCGGGGTCTTTACGATGGTCTGGACGCCGATGGAACCTGTTCTTCGGCTGAACTGGCCAAACTGCTCAAAGCGCCGGTGATCCTTGTGCTGGATGCCACTAAGGTGACGCGCACCGCGGCCGCCATGGTTTTGGGATGCCAGCATTTGGATACCCAGGTCCGGGTTGCGGGCGTCATCCTCAATCGGGTGGCCGGCGCCCGGCACGAAAGGGTTCTTGTTGAATCCGTTCAAAAAGTGTGCAATGTTCCTGTACTCGGGGCATTGCCCAAGGATGTGGGCATTCCCTTTCCCGAGCGACACATGGGCCTTGTGCCGGTCTACGAGCACGTGTGCCTGCAGGGCACACTGGATTTGCTGGCGGAGTCCATGCGGCGTCATGTGAATGTGGAGGCACTGCTGGGCATCGCAAAATCGGCAGAGCCTCTGGGTCGCCCTACCGCTGTGGACGATGGTTCCAGGCGCCGGGGCCGTTTTCGGCCTAGGGTGCGCATCGGCGTGATTCAGGATCGCGTTTTTCAATTCTACTACCCGGAAAATCTTGAAGCTCTTCAAGAAGCCGGCGCCGAGCTGGTGTTTATTGACAGTATGCACACGCCCACGTTGCCCGATGTGGACGCTCTGTACGTGGGCGGAGGGTTCCCGGAGATGCACCTGTCCCAGCTGGCTGACAATGAGACGCTTCGAGCATCGGTTCGCCAAGCGGTGGAAGACGGACTGCCCGTTTATGCAGAGTGCGGCGGGTTGATGTATCTCAGCCGTGGTGTTCGAAGGGGCGAAAGCGAGTATCCCATGGTGGGGGTTCTGCCGTTTTACATTACCATGGGCAAAAAGCCTCAAGGGCACGGTTACACCCTCGTGGACGTCGTCCGTGACACCCCATTCTTCCAGGCGGGAACGGAGCTCAGAGGGCACGAATTTCATTATTCGCGCGTCGTGGACGTGAACGGCCCATTGGAATGGGCTTTTCGCATCAAAAAGGGATTCGGGGTCTTGGAGGGGCGAGACGGGGTGTGTTATAAAAATGTACTTGCAACGTACACGCACATTCATGCCATGGGGTGTGCCGTGTGGGCGCCGGGGCTCGTGGAAGCGGCTTGGCAATACCGGGTGCGTCGAGATATGCTGAGCTCCAGCAAGGGTGAGGCTTCTCGGCCGCTGGTTGGACAAAGTTCCGCATGA
- a CDS encoding TusE/DsrC/DsvC family sulfur relay protein, with the protein MAQIEYKGKVFNLDEDGFIDSFDNWCPEWVEYVKESEGIQELTEEHWKVIHVLQDYYRKHGIAPMVRILTKVTGYKLKYIYELFPSGPGKGACKMAGLPKPTGCV; encoded by the coding sequence ATGGCACAGATCGAATACAAAGGGAAGGTCTTCAATCTGGACGAAGATGGGTTCATTGACAGCTTTGACAACTGGTGCCCGGAATGGGTCGAGTACGTGAAGGAATCGGAAGGGATTCAGGAGCTGACGGAAGAGCATTGGAAGGTCATCCACGTTCTGCAGGACTATTACCGAAAACACGGAATCGCTCCCATGGTGCGCATTCTGACGAAAGTGACCGGCTACAAGCTTAAATACATTTACGAGCTGTTTCCGAGCGGACCGGGCAAGGGTGCCTGTAAGATGGCCGGCCTGCCGAAGCCAACGGGCTGTGTGTAA